One genomic segment of Suricata suricatta isolate VVHF042 chromosome 16, meerkat_22Aug2017_6uvM2_HiC, whole genome shotgun sequence includes these proteins:
- the LOC115280212 gene encoding zinc finger protein 234-like: MFKEAVTFKDVAVVFTEEELGLLDSAQRELYGDVMLENFRNLLSLGGKIQSKMKTVLEAEPHEELSCWQIWQQIASDLTRCEGSVIKSSQLPKQGDSPAQAGAGLSKAHTGQKPDQCSKFKKYFSDVSNFDLHQQIQSGVKSHTCPECGKSFCYSSALHIHQRVHLGEKRYKCDECGKEFSQSSCLQTHQKVHTVEKPFKCEQCGNGFCRRSALNVHYKLHMEEKPYRCDQCGRAFIHASHLQEHQRIHTGEKPFKCDKCGKKFRRRSSLNSHCMVHTGEKLFKCEECGKCFFCSTNLHIHQKGHTREKPYKCEECGKGFIQPSHFRAHQRIHTGEKPYVCKVCGKGFTMSSNLQAHQRVHTGEKPYKCDECGKNFGTKTRYQVHLVVHTGERPYKCEVCGKDFSQRAYLQSHLKTHSVEKPYKCEECGQGFNQSSRLQIHQLIHTGEKPHKCEECGKGFNRRADLKIHCRIHTGEKPFNCEECGKVFRQAANLLAHQRIHSGEKPFKCTECGKSFGRSSHLQAHQKVHTGEKPYKCEECGKGFKWSLNLDMHQRVHTGEKPYKCGECGKHFSQASSLKVHQSVHSEEKPYKCDVCTKVFRHSSQLQSHQRVHTGETPYKCETCGQSFRWRSKLSHHRKTHGGSTVYESSKSGKNVKELSAERSSPK, encoded by the exons GAGGCAGTGACGTTCAAGGACGTGGCCGTGGTCTTCAcggaggaggagctggggctgCTCGACTCTGCCCAGAGGGAGCTGTACGGAGACGTGATGCTGGAGAATTTCCGGAACCTGCTCTCACTGG GAGGAAAAATCCAAAGTAAAATGAAGACTGTTTTAGAAGCAGAACCACATGAAGAGCTTTCCTGCTGGCAGATCTGGCAACAGATCGCAAGTGACTTAACCCGGTGTGAAGGCTCCGTGATAAAGAGTTCCCAGCTCCCCAAACAAGGTGATTCACCTGCACAGGCTGGGGCTGGACTGTCGAAAGCTCACACAGGTCAGAAACCCGATCAGTGCagcaaatttaagaaatatttcagtgATGTCTCCAACTTTGATCTTCATCAACAAATACAGTCTGGAGTGAAGTCTCATACGTGTCCTGAGTGTGGGAAAAGCTTCTGTTACAGCTCAGCACTTCATATTCATCAGAGAGTCCACCTGGGAGAGAAGCGCTATAAGTGTGATGAGTGTGGGAAGGAATTCAGTCAGAGCTCATGCCTGCAGACTCATCAGAAAGTCCACACTGTAGAGAAGCCATTCAAATGCGAGCAGTGTGGGAATGGCTTCTGTCGTAGGTCAGCACTTAATGTGCATTATAAATTGCACATGGAAGAGAAACCTTATCGTTGTGACCAATGTGGAAGGGCCTTCATTCATGCCTCCCATCTTCAGGAGCATCAGAGAATCCACACTGGGGAGAAACCCTTCAAATGTGATAAATGTGGTAAGAAGTTCCGTCGTCGATCATCACTTAATAGTCATTGTATGGTCCACACGGGAGAAAAACTGTTCAAATGTGAGGAGTGCGGGAAGTGTTTCTTCTGTAGCACAAATCTTCACATCCATCAGAAGGGCCACACACGAGAGAAACCTTATAAATGTGAGGAGTGTGGGAAGGGCTTCATTCAGCCTTCACATTTTCGGGCCCATCAGAGAATCCACACTGGGGAGAAACCGTATGTATGTAAAGTGTGCGGTAAAGGCTTCACTATGAGTTCAAATCTCCAGGCACACCAGAGAgtccacacaggagagaaaccgtACAAGTGCGATGAGTGTGGGAAGAACTTTGGGACGAAAACCCGTTATCAGGTTCATCTGGTGGTCCACACGGGAGAGCGGCCCTACAAATGTGAGGTATGCGGGAAGGACTTCAGTCAGAGAGCCTATCTTCAGTCCCACCTGAAGACCCACAGCGTAGAGAAGCCTTACAAGTGTGAGGAGTGCGGGCAGGGCTTCAATCAAAGTTCCCGACTTCAGATTCACCAGCtgatccacactggagagaaaccccaCAAATGTGAAGAGTGTGGGAAGGGATTCAATCGTAGAGCGGACCTCAAAATTCACTGCAGAatccacacaggagagaaaccattTAATTGCGAGGAGTGTGGGAAAGTTTTCAGGCAGGCTGCAAATCTTCTGGCCCATCAGAGAATCCACAGTGGAGAGAAACCTTTCAAATGCACAGAGTGTGGGAAGAGCTTTGGTCGCAGTTCACACCTTCAGGCCCATCAAAAGgtccacactggagagaagccatACAAGTGTGAGGAGTGTGGGAAGGGCTTCAAGTGGAGCTTGAATCTTGACATGCATCAGAGGGTCcacacaggggagaaaccctACAAGTGTGGGGAGTGTGGGAAGCACTTCAGTCAGGCCTCAAGTCTTAAGGTTCATCAGAGTGTCCACAGCGAGGAGAAGCCGTACAAATGTGATGTGTGCACCAAGGTCTTCCGCCACTCTTCACAGCTACAGTCTCACCAGAGAGTCCACACAGGGGAGACACCTTACAAGTGTGAGACCTGTGGTCAGAGCTTCCGTTGGCGATCCAAACTGTCACATCATCGCAAAACTCATGGTGGCAGTACAGTTTATGAAAGTAGCAAGAGTGGTAAGAATGTGAAGGAATTGTCTGCAGAAAGAAGTTCTCCAAAATGA